One Aegilops tauschii subsp. strangulata cultivar AL8/78 chromosome 7, Aet v6.0, whole genome shotgun sequence genomic window carries:
- the LOC109767968 gene encoding uncharacterized protein isoform X1, with the protein MAARRNIPYSVLPTEDRDEDNIDRRFTYTPKSLRRIPWKSIALALFLLFLGSSLLFLSYFIFTGHMEGDSTQVYGLLFLGILAFLPGFYETRVAYYSWRGAPGYTFASIPDY; encoded by the exons ATGGCGGCCAGACGCAACATTCCTTATTCTGTTCTTCCTACAGAGGACAGGGATGAGGACAATATTGACCGTCGGTTCACATACACCCCAAAATCCTTGAGGAGGATCCCATGGAAGTCGATTGCCCTAGCCTTATTCCTCCTCTTCCTGGGAAGCTCTCTTCTGTTCCTTTCGTATTTTATATTCACAGGTCACATGGAGGGTGATAGCACTCAGGTGTATGGTCTATTGTTCCTGGGTATCCTTGCCTTTCTTCCTG GATTTTATGAGACCCGAGTTGCATACTATTCATGGAGAGGAGCACCAGGCTACACCTTTGCATCCATTCCTGATTATTAG
- the LOC109767968 gene encoding uncharacterized protein isoform X2, with protein MAARRNIPYSVLPTEDRDEDNIDRRFTYTPKSLRRIPWKSIALALFLLFLGSSLLFLSYFIFTGHMEGDSTQVYGLLFLGILAFLPDLDRVTCGAFVGGVPGDHSPGFYETRVAYYSWRGAPGYTFASIPDY; from the exons ATGGCGGCCAGACGCAACATTCCTTATTCTGTTCTTCCTACAGAGGACAGGGATGAGGACAATATTGACCGTCGGTTCACATACACCCCAAAATCCTTGAGGAGGATCCCATGGAAGTCGATTGCCCTAGCCTTATTCCTCCTCTTCCTGGGAAGCTCTCTTCTGTTCCTTTCGTATTTTATATTCACAGGTCACATGGAGGGTGATAGCACTCAGGTGTATGGTCTATTGTTCCTGGGTATCCTTGCCTTTCTTCCTG ATCTTGATCGTGTGACGTGTGGGGCGTTCGTTGGGGGCGTTCCTGGTGACCATTCGCCAG GATTTTATGAGACCCGAGTTGCATACTATTCATGGAGAGGAGCACCAGGCTACACCTTTGCATCCATTCCTGATTATTAG
- the LOC109767967 gene encoding uncharacterized protein isoform X1 — translation MATALRPPRLPAVPEQASSLHRLPKHRVAVTGRRSFAARAGSYPGNVGVPKQWYNLIADLPVKPPPMLHPGTHQPLNPSDLAPLFPDELIRQELTEERFIDIPDEVRDVYELWRPTPLIRAKRLEKLLGTPAKIYYKYEGTSPAGSHKGNTAVPQAWYNAAAGVKNVVTETGAGQWGSALSFASTLFGLNCEVWQVRASYDQKPYRRLMMETWGAKVHPSPSDVTEAGRRLLAADPSSPGSLGMAISEAVEVAATNADTKYCLGSVLNHVLLHQTVIGEECLEQLAAIGDTPDVVIGCTGGGSNFGGLAFPFMREKLAGRMNPQFKAVEPAACPTLTKGVYAYDYGDTAGLTPLMKMHTLGHDFVPDPIHAGGLRYHGMAPLISHVYELGFMEAMSIQQTECFEAALQFARTEGIIPAPEPTHAIAAAIREALECKRTGEEKVILIAMCGHGHFDLAAYDRYLRGDMIDLSHSAEKLKESLGAIPKV, via the exons ATGGCCACCGCCCTCCGCCCTCCCCGGCTCCCAG CAGTCCCGGAGCAAGCTTCCTCGCTTCATCGCTTACCCAAGCACAGAGTTGCTGTCACTGGGCGTAGGAGCTTCGCCGCCAGGGCCGGCTCGTATCCAGGCAACGTGGGCGTCCCGAAGCAATGGTACAACCTCATCGCCGACCTGCCGGTGAAGCCGCCGCCGATGCTGCACCCGGGGACGCACCAGCCGCTCAACCCCAGCGACCTGGCCCCTCTCTTCCCCGACGAGCTCATCAGGCAGGAGCTCACGGAGGAGCGCTTCATCGACATACCCGACGAGGTCCGGGATGTCTACGAGCTCTGGCGCCCGACGCCGCTGATCAG GGCCAAGAGGCTGGAGAAGCTGCTCGGCACGCCGGCGAAGATCTACTACAAGTACGAAGGCACTAGCCCGGCGGGGTCGCACAAGGGCAACACCGCCGTGCCGCAGGCGTGGTACAACGCCGCGGCGGGGGTCAAGAACGTGGTCACCGAGACCGGCGCCGGCCAGTGGGGCAGCGCGCTCTCCTTCGCCAGCACCCTCTTCGGCCTCAACTGCGAGGTGTGGCAGGTGCGCGCGTCCTACGACCAGAAGCCGTAccggaggctgatgatggagacgTGGGGCGCCAAGGTGCACCCGTCGCCGTCGGACGTGACGGAGGCCGGCAGGAGGCTCCTGGCGGCGGACCCGAGCAGCCCGGGGAGCCTCGGGATGGCCATCTCCGAGGCGGTGGAGGTCGCGGCCACCAACGCCGACACCAAGTACTGCCTCGGTAGCGTGCTCAACCACGTCCTGCTGCACCAGACCGTCATCGGCGAGGAGTGCCTGGAGCAGCTGGCGGCCATCGGCGACACACCGGACGTCGTCATCGGCTGCACCGGCGGCGGCTCCAACTTCGGCGGGCTCGCCTTCCCCTTCATGCGCGAGAAGCTGGCCGGCAGGATGAACCCGCAGTTCAAGGCCGTGGAGCCCGCCGCGTGCCCCACGCTCACCAAGGGCGTCTACGCCTACGACTACGGCGACACGGCCGGGCTGACGCCGCTGATGAAGATGCACACCCTCGGCCACGACTTTGTCCCCGATCCCATCCATGCAG GTGGGCTTCGCTACCATGGAATGGCGCCTCTGATCTCCCATGTGTACGAGCTCGGGTTCATGGAGGCCATGTCCATACAGCAAACTGAGTGCTTCGAAG CTGCATTGCAATTTGCACGGACGGAGGGCATCATCCCAGCGCCGGAGCCGACGCACGCGATCGCGGCGGCGATCAGGGAAGCGCTGGAGTGCAAGAGGACCGGGGAGGAGAAGGTCATCCTCATTGCCATGTGCGGCCACGGCCACTTCGACCTCGCCGCCTACGACCGGTACCTGAGAGGCGACATGATTGATCTCTCACACTCCGCTGAGAAGCTCAAGGAGTCTCTGGGTGCCATTCCCAAAGTCTGA
- the LOC109767967 gene encoding uncharacterized protein isoform X2, with amino-acid sequence MATALRPPRLPVPEQASSLHRLPKHRVAVTGRRSFAARAGSYPGNVGVPKQWYNLIADLPVKPPPMLHPGTHQPLNPSDLAPLFPDELIRQELTEERFIDIPDEVRDVYELWRPTPLIRAKRLEKLLGTPAKIYYKYEGTSPAGSHKGNTAVPQAWYNAAAGVKNVVTETGAGQWGSALSFASTLFGLNCEVWQVRASYDQKPYRRLMMETWGAKVHPSPSDVTEAGRRLLAADPSSPGSLGMAISEAVEVAATNADTKYCLGSVLNHVLLHQTVIGEECLEQLAAIGDTPDVVIGCTGGGSNFGGLAFPFMREKLAGRMNPQFKAVEPAACPTLTKGVYAYDYGDTAGLTPLMKMHTLGHDFVPDPIHAGGLRYHGMAPLISHVYELGFMEAMSIQQTECFEAALQFARTEGIIPAPEPTHAIAAAIREALECKRTGEEKVILIAMCGHGHFDLAAYDRYLRGDMIDLSHSAEKLKESLGAIPKV; translated from the exons ATGGCCACCGCCCTCCGCCCTCCCCGGCTCCCAG TCCCGGAGCAAGCTTCCTCGCTTCATCGCTTACCCAAGCACAGAGTTGCTGTCACTGGGCGTAGGAGCTTCGCCGCCAGGGCCGGCTCGTATCCAGGCAACGTGGGCGTCCCGAAGCAATGGTACAACCTCATCGCCGACCTGCCGGTGAAGCCGCCGCCGATGCTGCACCCGGGGACGCACCAGCCGCTCAACCCCAGCGACCTGGCCCCTCTCTTCCCCGACGAGCTCATCAGGCAGGAGCTCACGGAGGAGCGCTTCATCGACATACCCGACGAGGTCCGGGATGTCTACGAGCTCTGGCGCCCGACGCCGCTGATCAG GGCCAAGAGGCTGGAGAAGCTGCTCGGCACGCCGGCGAAGATCTACTACAAGTACGAAGGCACTAGCCCGGCGGGGTCGCACAAGGGCAACACCGCCGTGCCGCAGGCGTGGTACAACGCCGCGGCGGGGGTCAAGAACGTGGTCACCGAGACCGGCGCCGGCCAGTGGGGCAGCGCGCTCTCCTTCGCCAGCACCCTCTTCGGCCTCAACTGCGAGGTGTGGCAGGTGCGCGCGTCCTACGACCAGAAGCCGTAccggaggctgatgatggagacgTGGGGCGCCAAGGTGCACCCGTCGCCGTCGGACGTGACGGAGGCCGGCAGGAGGCTCCTGGCGGCGGACCCGAGCAGCCCGGGGAGCCTCGGGATGGCCATCTCCGAGGCGGTGGAGGTCGCGGCCACCAACGCCGACACCAAGTACTGCCTCGGTAGCGTGCTCAACCACGTCCTGCTGCACCAGACCGTCATCGGCGAGGAGTGCCTGGAGCAGCTGGCGGCCATCGGCGACACACCGGACGTCGTCATCGGCTGCACCGGCGGCGGCTCCAACTTCGGCGGGCTCGCCTTCCCCTTCATGCGCGAGAAGCTGGCCGGCAGGATGAACCCGCAGTTCAAGGCCGTGGAGCCCGCCGCGTGCCCCACGCTCACCAAGGGCGTCTACGCCTACGACTACGGCGACACGGCCGGGCTGACGCCGCTGATGAAGATGCACACCCTCGGCCACGACTTTGTCCCCGATCCCATCCATGCAG GTGGGCTTCGCTACCATGGAATGGCGCCTCTGATCTCCCATGTGTACGAGCTCGGGTTCATGGAGGCCATGTCCATACAGCAAACTGAGTGCTTCGAAG CTGCATTGCAATTTGCACGGACGGAGGGCATCATCCCAGCGCCGGAGCCGACGCACGCGATCGCGGCGGCGATCAGGGAAGCGCTGGAGTGCAAGAGGACCGGGGAGGAGAAGGTCATCCTCATTGCCATGTGCGGCCACGGCCACTTCGACCTCGCCGCCTACGACCGGTACCTGAGAGGCGACATGATTGATCTCTCACACTCCGCTGAGAAGCTCAAGGAGTCTCTGGGTGCCATTCCCAAAGTCTGA